Proteins encoded together in one Benincasa hispida cultivar B227 chromosome 1, ASM972705v1, whole genome shotgun sequence window:
- the LOC120073259 gene encoding uncharacterized protein LOC120073259 isoform X2: MWEKPKLWEADTARGCVSHSPPPLLHCFPVPNRRTEQNRTMQSPSLHFPHNIAPTKPHLSHHFVGLHFTSIPTKSFFPSSLFISNFRFSKKAIPIQSQSKPHNRNSNPKPKLKGNKENVWSVDNELANAQKERDRAARRNPKGRRVIKSKRNKGGTIMVSRAMLMEVETVLQTQEPVIKPIWNTFVSSVSGIWKGVGAVFSPITAEMEPIEIGNNNENLYDCYTLSCVEDERSLSGGKTNQIKRRVNWVTLNPYGEGPLNRGDVSSTSETMVGASPKNYCLPNFESFNFDKSDVLEDDVMGNEPGLVFFEDGSYSRGPVNIPVGDVDDTNYYINPTFKFEQCLVKGCHKRLRIVHTIEFSGGGSDIQILRVAVYEEQWVSPANMSDISDVEFDLKPFSQRKRTHPSELTGSWKVFEVSGTPIFGEESNAATVPYVYLCTETLKKRRLPGNPVYFGEEEMDMQDVTMLWLPGGVTAYVDVKKDGILCIGVGWYSDEGINLVMERDYGFDGNLKEVRWKSELKRRWPDPIPL; this comes from the exons ATGTGGGAAAAGCCCAAACTCTGGGAAGCGGACACAGCACGCGGATGTGTTTCTCATTCTCCCCCACCGCTGTTGCACTGCTTTCCGGTCCCGAATCGGAGAACAGAACAGAACAGAACCATGCAATCGCCCTCTCTTCATTTTCCCCACAACATCGCTCCTACCAAACCCCATCTCTCCCATCACTTTGTAGGACTCCATTTCACTTCCATTCCCACCAAATCCTTCTTTCCCTCTTCTCTCTTCATCTCCAATTTTCGTTTCAGTAAGAAGGCCATTCCAATACAATCCCAAAGCAAGCCTCACAACCGCAATTCAAATCCTAAACCCAAACTCAAGGGTAACAAGGAAAACGTATGGAGCGTGGATAATGAGCTCGCCAACGCCCAAAAAGAGAGGGATAGAGCAGCCAGAAGGAACCCCAAAGGTAGAAGGGTCATTAAGAGTAAGAGGAACAAAGGTGGCACAATTATGGTTTCTCGTGCTATGCTAATGGAGGTCGAAACCGTTCTTCAAACTCAG GAACCTGTAATTAAGCCAATATGGAATACATTTGTTAGCAGTGTAAGTGGGATATGGAAAGGGGTGGGCGCCGTATTTTCTCCTATCACTGCAGAAATGGAGCCAATTGAAATTGGAAACAACAATGAAAACCTATATGATTGCTATACTCTTTCTTGTGTTGAGGACGAGCGGTCTTTATCTGGGGGGAAgacaaatcaaatcaaaaggAGAGTAAATTGGGTGACTTTAAATCCTTACGGGGAAGGACCCCTAAACCGTGGAGATGTTTCCTCAACCTCGGAAACAATGGTAGGCGCAAGCCCAAAAAATTACTGTTTGCCAAATTTTGAgtcttttaattttgataaaagtgACGTCCTGGAAGACGATGTCATGGGAAATGAGCCCGGCCTTGTCTTCTTTGAG GATGGATCTTATTCTCGTGGTCCTGTTAACATTCCAGTGGGTGATGTTGATGATACCAATTATTACATAAATCCAACTTTCAAGTTCGAACAG TGTTTAGTAAAAGGCTGCCATAAAAGGCTCCGTATCGTCCATACCATTGAATTTAGTGGTGGCGGATCTGACATACAGATACTAAGAGTTGCTGTGTATGAAGAACAGTGGGTTAGCCCTGCAAATATGTCTGACATAAG TGATGTAGAGTTTGATTTGAAGCCATTTTCTCAACGGAAGCGAACCCATCCATCAGAACTTACAGGATCGTGGAAGGTGTTTGAAGTAAGCGGGACTCCAATATTTGGTGAAGAGAGTAATGCAGCCACCGTCCCTTACGTGTATCTGTGCACAGAAACGTTAAAGAAAAGGAGGTTACCAGGAAACCCAGTTTACTTTGGGGAGGAAGAAATGGACATGCAGGATGTTACCATGCTGTGGCTTCCAGGTGGTGTCACTGCTTATGTTGATGTCAAAAAGGATGGCATTCTCTGTATTGGAGTCGGTTGGTACTCAGATGAGGGTATCAACCTTGTTATGGAGAGGGATTATGGATTCGATGGGAACCTCAAGGAAGTTAGGTGGAAATCTGAATTAAAAAGAAGATGGCCTGACCCAATACCCCTTTGA
- the LOC120073259 gene encoding uncharacterized protein LOC120073259 isoform X1: MWEKPKLWEADTARGCVSHSPPPLLHCFPVPNRRTEQNRTMQSPSLHFPHNIAPTKPHLSHHFVGLHFTSIPTKSFFPSSLFISNFRFSKKAIPIQSQSKPHNRNSNPKPKLKGNKENVWSVDNELANAQKERDRAARRNPKGRRVIKSKRNKGGTIMVSRAMLMEVETVLQTQEPVIKPIWNTFVSSVSGIWKGVGAVFSPITAEMEPIEIGNNNENLYDCYTLSCVEDERSLSGGKTNQIKRRVNWVTLNPYGEGPLNRGDVSSTSETMVGASPKNYCLPNFESFNFDKSDVLEDDVMGNEPGLVFFEAISRSHWKFQDGSYSRGPVNIPVGDVDDTNYYINPTFKFEQCLVKGCHKRLRIVHTIEFSGGGSDIQILRVAVYEEQWVSPANMSDISDVEFDLKPFSQRKRTHPSELTGSWKVFEVSGTPIFGEESNAATVPYVYLCTETLKKRRLPGNPVYFGEEEMDMQDVTMLWLPGGVTAYVDVKKDGILCIGVGWYSDEGINLVMERDYGFDGNLKEVRWKSELKRRWPDPIPL, translated from the exons ATGTGGGAAAAGCCCAAACTCTGGGAAGCGGACACAGCACGCGGATGTGTTTCTCATTCTCCCCCACCGCTGTTGCACTGCTTTCCGGTCCCGAATCGGAGAACAGAACAGAACAGAACCATGCAATCGCCCTCTCTTCATTTTCCCCACAACATCGCTCCTACCAAACCCCATCTCTCCCATCACTTTGTAGGACTCCATTTCACTTCCATTCCCACCAAATCCTTCTTTCCCTCTTCTCTCTTCATCTCCAATTTTCGTTTCAGTAAGAAGGCCATTCCAATACAATCCCAAAGCAAGCCTCACAACCGCAATTCAAATCCTAAACCCAAACTCAAGGGTAACAAGGAAAACGTATGGAGCGTGGATAATGAGCTCGCCAACGCCCAAAAAGAGAGGGATAGAGCAGCCAGAAGGAACCCCAAAGGTAGAAGGGTCATTAAGAGTAAGAGGAACAAAGGTGGCACAATTATGGTTTCTCGTGCTATGCTAATGGAGGTCGAAACCGTTCTTCAAACTCAG GAACCTGTAATTAAGCCAATATGGAATACATTTGTTAGCAGTGTAAGTGGGATATGGAAAGGGGTGGGCGCCGTATTTTCTCCTATCACTGCAGAAATGGAGCCAATTGAAATTGGAAACAACAATGAAAACCTATATGATTGCTATACTCTTTCTTGTGTTGAGGACGAGCGGTCTTTATCTGGGGGGAAgacaaatcaaatcaaaaggAGAGTAAATTGGGTGACTTTAAATCCTTACGGGGAAGGACCCCTAAACCGTGGAGATGTTTCCTCAACCTCGGAAACAATGGTAGGCGCAAGCCCAAAAAATTACTGTTTGCCAAATTTTGAgtcttttaattttgataaaagtgACGTCCTGGAAGACGATGTCATGGGAAATGAGCCCGGCCTTGTCTTCTTTGAG GCCATATCACGATCTCATTGGAAATTCCAGGATGGATCTTATTCTCGTGGTCCTGTTAACATTCCAGTGGGTGATGTTGATGATACCAATTATTACATAAATCCAACTTTCAAGTTCGAACAG TGTTTAGTAAAAGGCTGCCATAAAAGGCTCCGTATCGTCCATACCATTGAATTTAGTGGTGGCGGATCTGACATACAGATACTAAGAGTTGCTGTGTATGAAGAACAGTGGGTTAGCCCTGCAAATATGTCTGACATAAG TGATGTAGAGTTTGATTTGAAGCCATTTTCTCAACGGAAGCGAACCCATCCATCAGAACTTACAGGATCGTGGAAGGTGTTTGAAGTAAGCGGGACTCCAATATTTGGTGAAGAGAGTAATGCAGCCACCGTCCCTTACGTGTATCTGTGCACAGAAACGTTAAAGAAAAGGAGGTTACCAGGAAACCCAGTTTACTTTGGGGAGGAAGAAATGGACATGCAGGATGTTACCATGCTGTGGCTTCCAGGTGGTGTCACTGCTTATGTTGATGTCAAAAAGGATGGCATTCTCTGTATTGGAGTCGGTTGGTACTCAGATGAGGGTATCAACCTTGTTATGGAGAGGGATTATGGATTCGATGGGAACCTCAAGGAAGTTAGGTGGAAATCTGAATTAAAAAGAAGATGGCCTGACCCAATACCCCTTTGA